TATCTTTTTTCAAACTTGGCCTTGGTACATATCTGGTTTTTTAATTGGATTGATCATGCTATGTTTAACTTATTTTGGTAAATCGTTCGGAATGTCATCTAATCTTCGGTCAATGTGTACGATATTAGGGGCAGGGAAGCGCACTGCTTTTTTTGACTTTGACTGGAAATCACAGCGATGGAATTTAGTTGTAGTTTTAGGTGCTATGTTAGGTGGTTTTGTAGCAGTACATTTCATGAGTGATCCATCAAATGTTTCAATTAACCCTAAGACTATTGAGCAATTAGCTCAACTAGGAATTGATGCTCCAAATGGGAAGTTAGTTCCTGATTCACTCTTTGGCCCTCAAGTTTTTCAATCACCCAAAAGTATCCTGATTCTTCTTATTGGTGGTCTACTTATTGGTTTTGGTACTAGATATGCCGGTGGATGTACCTCTGGGCATGCTATTTCGGGATTGAGTAATTTACAAATTCCTTCTTTAAAAGCAGTTATTGGTTTTTTTGTTGGTGGTTTAATTATGGCTTATTTTATATTCCCATTAATTTTTTAGAAAATGAAAGTATTAAAATATTTATTAGTTGGTTTTGTATTCGGAATTGTATTAACAAAGTCGGAAGCCGTTTCTTGGTACCGAATTTATGAAATGTTTCAGTTTCAATCTTTCCATATGTACGGAATCATTATGGTCGCAATTGGTACGGGTGTTATTGGTATCCAAATTATAAAAAGAAAAAACATTAAAGACATAAAAGGGAGGCCAATTGAAATTGTAGATAAAGAACCGGGATCAATCCGCTACTGGGTTGGTGGTATTTTATTTGGATTGGGTTGGGCATTAGTTGGTGCTTGTCCAGGACCTATTTATATATTATTAGGAGCTGGTTTTTGGAGTATTCTTATTGTGCTTTTTGGCGCTTTATTTGGAACGTATTTGTATGGCGTTTTTAAAGATAAATTACCTCATTAACATTTATTATAATTGCATTATTGATAGCATTTTCTATAAAAAGGGAATGCTATTTTTTTTATTTAATTTTAAAATTCCCACTACAATCAAATATTGAGCAATTAGATAGGTTATCATAATGAAAAATGAACTCATTACTATAGGGGTATAAAACTTATTGAACGCCAAAATACTATCTGAAGTTACAAAAGCGATTGCACCAATCAAAATGTACCAGTTGCCTGGTTCTTCCCAGTTCAAAAAACCTTTATAGGCAAATAAAAGCATGGTAGAAATAACTAGAGCATACACAAATACAGGTATTGTTAAATCACCTAGATTGGGT
The Flavobacterium sp. WC2421 genome window above contains:
- a CDS encoding YeeE/YedE family protein codes for the protein MGIFFQTWPWYISGFLIGLIMLCLTYFGKSFGMSSNLRSMCTILGAGKRTAFFDFDWKSQRWNLVVVLGAMLGGFVAVHFMSDPSNVSINPKTIEQLAQLGIDAPNGKLVPDSLFGPQVFQSPKSILILLIGGLLIGFGTRYAGGCTSGHAISGLSNLQIPSLKAVIGFFVGGLIMAYFIFPLIF
- a CDS encoding DUF6691 family protein; this encodes MKVLKYLLVGFVFGIVLTKSEAVSWYRIYEMFQFQSFHMYGIIMVAIGTGVIGIQIIKRKNIKDIKGRPIEIVDKEPGSIRYWVGGILFGLGWALVGACPGPIYILLGAGFWSILIVLFGALFGTYLYGVFKDKLPH